The Balaenoptera ricei isolate mBalRic1 chromosome 9, mBalRic1.hap2, whole genome shotgun sequence genome segment GGGGCTGAAGGCAGTCAAGACCAGCAGACTCAGAAAGAGCTTTTTTACCTCCCTCTTAACTGCCTAAAAAGAATTTGGATAGGGGGCTGAATCCAGGAGagagctattaccagagataactttATCTGAAAGACTCCTCTACATAGCAGGGCAAATATCTGATTACCAAACATCTGCTCTTCTCATCCTCCTGTGAATCACCCCTCTCCCCTTTGAAGCCCCAGACCCCTATCTCTACCCTTAGCTCAGGATAGCATGTAAGCCTCAACTGGCTGACTGCCTTTAAGTGTCATGTCTTTGTGGGGTTCCCATATGTACATAACTAAATTTGTTTCTTCTGTTAGTCTGTCTtatatcaatttaattattagaccagccaaagaacctagcAGGGAAAAGTTTTCCATCGCTGCACATTATTCATGTTAATTTTCTAAAAACTTAtactatttatagaaaaatacaaGTGCCCAACTCAATAGAACATGAAATGAATCAGTGAAAGAAAAACGTCTCTTTCCTTGTTCAAACAACTTAGATCATTCAAGTAGCTTACTACTACAGGTTATGTGTCTTTTTTTGGcattatgaaggaaaataaactatATAGAAATTCAGACAGATACAAGAACATGAGATATCTTGAAGACATTGAAACTGAATCCCAGACATTATGTTATCACAATGATTTAATGAAGCTATCATTACCATATCAGAATTCCCATCAGATGCCGATATTATTTAGACCTCAGAAACGCATGTTTaacaagggaaaaaataagaacGACTAAGTAAACAAATTTGAGATTGGCATAGAGCTGACATATAGTCAAAATTTCATAATGCTTTAATaaggtaaagaaaaaggaaaaaaaacgtTAAAGGCTTTTAGAGTGCATACTATTCAGGCTCTAAGTAAATGAAACTCCTTTTTTGATGTTATTGCTTGTTACTGAGTAAATTATTACTTATGTCTCTGCAAAGGCAAGGTATTAAGAGCCATAAGCatctaatactttaaaaattatttctacaatGTTCGATAATTTTTCAAAAGGCATATACAGAGGAAATttcaattattaaattaaaaaaataaatgcacgtTTACCTTCTTACCTTCTGAATAGTTACAACTGAATGGAGTacttttcctcctccccacctcctcctcccattCCCCCTCTCATTCtcactttctccttccctcttccccacttccTAAGTGTGGCAGAAAAACAACCTGAGAAAAATGCCTTTTCATTATTCTATAGCCACacgttttcatttttcaaactcaTTATATTTGAcaagaattaatttaaattacaCTAATGAATCTGCACTTGTATGAGGAATTATTTTTTGGTTGACAAATAAAATGTTCCTTAGATAAAATAGTAGACAAAACAGCACTGTTTTGAGGGAAGACAATAAAGGCTTTCTAAGTATAAGGGAAACTTAGTCATGAGAAATAGCTGAATTGATTTCCAAAGAGTGATCAAATTCTTCCACTTCTTCAAATAAACTTCCAATGCAGCACTGCATAAAGAGCCCCCTTGTGAGACACTATTTTACTATTGTGCTGTAAGATTATAATCTGCATTAAGGATAGACAAGTtctaactttttaatatttcttagatAATACCAAAACTGATAGCCACAATTTGTGATATTAACTTCATCTAAAAATGCATTCCAGATACTGGAATAGGGAAATCTGCGTGAATTATACTCTAGTCTAGCCTACAAAAAGAAATGACAGCCCAGTCTCTCGGCTTCTTGGCGGTAGCTGTCCCTTCGGCCTTTTACTTAATTTCCAGGACTTCAATTTACCGCCATGTCCTCTGAAGAAGGGAAGCTCTTCGTGGGAGGGCTCAGCTTCAACACTGATGAGCAAGCTCCGGAAGACCACTTCAGCAGCTTTGGACCTATTTCTGAGGTGGTTGTTGTCAAGGACCGGGAGACTCAGCGATCCCGGGGTTTTGGCTTCATCACCTTCACCAACCCAGAACATGCCTCAGATGCCATGAGAGCCGTGAATGGAGAGTCTCTGGACGGTCGTCAGATCCGTGTAGACCGTGCGGGCAAGTCGGCCTGGGGAACAATAGGGGGTGCCTTTGGGGCCTATGGACGTGGTCACAGCTACTCTAGAGGTGGTGGGGACCAGGGCTATGGAAGTGGCAGGTATGACAGCCGACCTGGAGGATATGGATATGGAAGGTCCAGAGACTATGGCAGCAGAAGCCAGGGTGGTTATGACCGCTACTCAGGAGGAAATTACAGGGATAATTATGACAGCTAAGATGAGGCATGCACACCTCATGTAGATACACAAGGAATAAAACTTCTTCTGATCCAGGACCATCCCTCCAAATGGCTGTATTTATAAAGATTTTTGGAGCTGCACTGAAACATCTGTTTTAGTTACATCAACTTCTTTTTCTGAGTAGAGCTCCCAAGGTAGCTTGTTAAAGACCTTTCAGAAAgttcaatgtgtttttttttttaatttttctcccatttaaagACAAATTCTGAGACATTTGTGCAGTctggatattttttccttttttaccagTTTTTTAGTTGGGGCTCTCTGGAATGTTGGTTCTGGCAAAAAATGTTTGGtcagactgatttttttaaataatgtgcaTCTAGGAACATTTTAAACACCTGTACACAATGTTTAATCGTGATTAGGAAGCAATTTCTGACTGTAACTATAAGAAATGAAGAACATGATTACTTAGAGGTGTTTTTTACTCCAGATCTCTGCCTTGATTATATAGaagtttctgaaaaatatttgtgtgtaatttttttttaatactggaagaaaaaaataattctgttgTGTTTCATGTAGCATTTAGGATGTCCTTCACCGAGTtgattaaaaagatgaaatctgaaaacaaacaaataaaaaaaaacaaaaacaaaaagaaatgacagaaggAAGGTCATTAATGCTGAAAAATATGGAGAGGcattgaggttttttgttttggttttggtttttaacaGAGCATCTCTGAATACATTCATGTTATTTGTCCCAACctccagttttgaattttttagagGAAGTGTGGAGGAAGATTTTGgcaagaaaggaggaagaggaaaggaggaaatctAAGTCTCAACCCCATGATCTGCCTCAGTTCCAAGTATAGAGATTTTGTTCTTAGTTAGAAAcatttttcctccaagagttaAACATGGTAAAGAAGGTCCACTGGGTAAGAGAAAATGCTTTGGGGCTacaaatgtattcattcatttaacagaacTTAAGTACCTACTATATGCCGCTCCAGATAAAGCTAGGAAACAATATCTGCCCTCAAGTAGCTCACTATCtaaaaaaggggtggggagggccagAATATGTACCACGAGGTATGATATAGTCAAATTTCAATAATATGTATATGCACTGGTTACTAAGGAAGAACAGGAGTTAGCAAcactgaggaaggaaaaaagtattCAACTTAGAACAGTACAAATACACAGGACTAAAAAGGGTCTTGAATCAAAAAACTGAACAGCAAATACCTTGATATATCTGGAATACAGGACTGTGAGTAAATGTAAAACAATCTGACTGAAAAGTAGGTAGGGCTTTTAACACCGTTAAAAAGttaaggggcttccctcgtggcgcagtggttgagaatctgcctgccaatgcaggggacacgggttcgagccctggtctgggaagatcccacatgctgcggagcaactaggcccatgagccacaactactgagcctgcatgtctggagcctgtgctccgcaaaaagagaggccgcgatagtgagaggcccgcgcaccgcgatgaagagtggcccccgcttgccgcaactagagaaagcccttgcacagaaacgaagacccaacacagccaaaaataaataaattaattaattaatttttaaaaagttaagaaatattataaacataaaaatgagatACCATTGAAGGATTTTCATATAGTAAtaatgcctatttttaaaaaacacctaattctagaaaataaagcacaaagcaaataaaaatcacatatcATTCttaagaaaatcaatattaacttATATTGCATTTCTAtcataaatacaaaataagaacTCCTTTTTTGTAATATGACCACAATACCAAtagcaaactgaaaaaaaaagtaagaattccTTAATGACTCAAATACCCAGTTGGTGCTAGAATTCTGAAATAGGATAATGATATGACCGCAATCACATTGGCAGTGGTAGAGAGGGGAAAACTGAGGTGGGTGGGGACAAAACAAGACAGTAATATGACTAACTAGAAGCCTAGTGCAAAATCCCAGACAAGCAGGTATGCCCAGAAGATGCTTGGCTTCTAGTTCGGAAAGGTTCCAGATGGGAGTTTACCTTTATTCGACTCCACCCATTCACACTAATAGAGTAATTAGTTCTACCTATATTGAAGATGATTAATTTTAGCAAAATTCTAGTCAAAAAAATGATTAGGCTTTCTAGA includes the following:
- the LOC132371534 gene encoding RNA-binding protein 3-like, with the protein product MSSEEGKLFVGGLSFNTDEQAPEDHFSSFGPISEVVVVKDRETQRSRGFGFITFTNPEHASDAMRAVNGESLDGRQIRVDRAGKSAWGTIGGAFGAYGRGHSYSRGGGDQGYGSGRYDSRPGGYGYGRSRDYGSRSQGGYDRYSGGNYRDNYDS